From the Candidozyma auris chromosome 2, complete sequence genome, the window ACCAAAAAGTGGATAAGCGCGGGTACCCAAGGTAGTATAGTCAAAGCTGGGGTGTCTCAAATTTCAAATCCCATCATGTCTTTTGGAACTAAAGCTGCTGAACGTTTAGCCAACAAAATCGTGCTTATTACTGGTGCCTCTTCAGGTATTGGAGCGGCTACGGCAAAAGAGTTCGCTCTGGCTGCCAATGGTAacatcaagttgatcttgaCTGCTAGGAGACAAGAGCGCTTAGCGGAATTGGCCAGCGAATTGACCAAGAAATACTCCCCCATCAAGATCCACACGGCCAAGCTCGATGTCAGCGACACAGCATCAATCACACCATTTATTACTGGTTTGCCAAAAGAATTCTCCGACATTGACGTTTTGATCAACAACGCTGGAAAGGCATTGGGTAAAGACAATGTAGGTGATATTGCCCTCGAGGACATCCATGGAATGGTGCAGACCAATGTTTTGGGACTCATTGCAATGACTCAGGCAGTGATTCCtatcttcaagaagaaaaatgccGGTGATATCGTCAACATTGGTTCCATTGCTGGTAGAGAGCCATACCCTGGTGGATCCATTTATTGCGCTACCAAGTCTGCAGTAAGATTCTTCTCCCACTCTTTGAGAAaggagttgatcaacacTAGTATCAGAGTGTTAGAAGTGGACCCTGGTGCAGTGGAGACCGAGTTTAGTGTGGTCAGATTCCATGGCGATAAGGCTGCCGCTGATAAGGTGTATGAAGGCACCACACCTTTGACTGCCGAGGACATTGCCGAGGTGATTGTCTTTGGTTGCACAAGAAGACAGAATACTGTCATTGCTGAGACCTTGGTGTTCCCTAGCCACCAAGCCGGTTCAGCCCACATTTATAAAAGACAGTAGTCGGATGAATAAATAGTCGTCTCAAAGACGATCGCAAATGCCATATCTTTGTAGGGcgctgctgttgttgagTGACCTCTGGATATACTGGATGAATATTGAAGTCTCCTTAGAAAGTCAACTGCTCTAAGGTTTTAGTAAGCTTTGCAGGCCCATCCTGGACACCATCATCAATGCTAACCTTAGCCCTACTACTTTCCAAACCTGCTAGCAATACACAAGCCTTGCAAATTTTATTAGAAGTGATGTACCCACATTTCTCGCAGGTGTTCCCATcagtcttcttttttatgTTGACTGAACCATCAGGATTGATCTCCTGCTCAGCAGGCTTCTTATTCTTGTAAGCAACcgtctttttctttttcttgggAGCTAATGCCAAGTGCTCTCCACTGTAGATGATGTCCATGATGCACGAGGGGCGTATGGCTTCTAAAGacttgagaagctctctGGCGGTGCCCCTGAATGCCTCTGGAGCATATGAGCACTCAGTCGAGAAATAgtccaattttttgtaatGTGCGTAGAGCACGATTTCTTTCTGGTAAGAGTACTTGAACGGCTTTGACCTTTTGATCGGCAGCCCCGATGACTGTGTCATTATAGATGTAGAGTTCTCCAACCTCGCGGTGTCGCCTCTTAGAATATTCATGAGCACCGTCTCGGCCATATCATCAGCATTATGGCCCGTAACAACATGCGATATTCCTAACTGGGCAGCGCCTCTGTCCAACGCCTGTCGTCTGAGCACTCCACAGTAAGTGCAGCTGTT encodes:
- a CDS encoding oxidoreductase; this translates as MSFGTKAAERLANKIVLITGASSGIGAATAKEFASAANGNIKLILTARRQERLAELASELTKKYSPIKIHTAKLDVSDTASITPFITGLPKEFSDIDVLINNAGKALGKDNVGDIALEDIHGMVQTNVLGLIAMTQAVIPIFKKKNAGDIVNIGSIAGREPYPGGSIYCATKSAVRFFSHSLRKELINTSIRVLEVDPGAVETEFSVVRFHGDKAAADKVYEGTTPLTAEDIAEVIVFGCTRRQNTVIAETLVFPSHQAGSAHIYKRQ